The following proteins are co-located in the Acidimicrobiales bacterium genome:
- a CDS encoding methyltransferase domain-containing protein: MINRCPACEGTRRESVFQMRGVPVFCNVLFTSRQDAEAAALGDIDLVVCPDCSLLYNAAFDDQIVDYSPAYENSLHHSAVFRDFVEGLADRLISTYGIRDADIVEIGAGGGLFLNLLCEKGANRGFGYDPSHDPQRYQSHPLVTVVAEPYPETLDHAAKLVCSQHVLEHLTDPRTLVSTVRRSLEDLPEAVVYHEVPDATHMVEQVAIWDLIYEHVSYFSATSLAQLHRSCGFEVLETRTDFGGQFLSIEAVPGSVSTEVVDPTADLERARSFGSDAAARISEWSDRLSELVSDGPTVIWGAGSKGVQFLNAVDGADAVVAAVDLNPHKWGRFVPGGGHPVIGPDSLVELAPSHVIAMNPIYAQEIADQLSDLGLAARVHSM, from the coding sequence ATGATCAACCGTTGTCCAGCCTGCGAAGGAACCAGGCGCGAATCCGTATTCCAGATGCGCGGCGTTCCGGTCTTCTGCAACGTCTTGTTCACCAGTCGCCAGGATGCCGAGGCTGCGGCGCTGGGCGACATCGACCTGGTCGTATGCCCTGACTGTTCGCTGTTGTACAACGCGGCCTTCGACGACCAGATCGTCGACTACTCGCCCGCCTACGAGAACAGCCTTCACCATTCGGCGGTGTTCCGGGACTTTGTCGAGGGTCTGGCAGACCGCCTCATCTCGACCTACGGGATTCGGGACGCCGACATCGTCGAGATCGGCGCAGGTGGTGGCCTGTTCTTGAACCTGCTCTGCGAGAAGGGCGCCAACCGTGGATTCGGCTACGACCCGTCCCACGACCCTCAGCGCTACCAGAGCCACCCGTTGGTGACCGTCGTGGCCGAGCCTTACCCCGAGACTCTCGATCATGCGGCCAAGCTCGTGTGTTCGCAGCATGTCCTCGAACACCTCACCGATCCGCGGACGCTCGTTTCGACCGTACGCCGATCGCTCGAAGACTTGCCCGAGGCCGTCGTGTATCACGAGGTTCCAGACGCCACGCACATGGTCGAACAGGTGGCGATCTGGGACCTGATCTACGAACACGTGTCTTACTTCTCGGCCACCAGCCTGGCTCAACTCCACCGCTCGTGTGGCTTCGAGGTTCTCGAAACCCGCACCGACTTCGGAGGCCAGTTTCTCTCGATCGAAGCGGTGCCCGGCTCGGTGTCCACAGAGGTCGTCGACCCGACAGCCGATCTGGAGCGAGCCCGGTCCTTCGGCTCTGACGCCGCAGCGCGTATTTCAGAGTGGTCTGATCGTCTGAGCGAACTCGTCTCCGACGGTCCCACGGTGATCTGGGGCGCCGGTTCGAAGGGCGTCCAGTTCCTCAACGCGGTCGATGGAGCCGACGCCGTAGTGGCGGCCGTCGACCTCAACCCGCACAAGTGGGGGCGCTTCGTACCCGGTGGCGGCCATCCGGTGATCGGCCCCGACAGTCTGGTCGAGCTGGCGCCGAGCCACGTGATAGCGATGAATCCGATCTATGCCCAAGAGATTGCCGATCAACTGTCCGATCTCGGGTTGGCTGCCCGGGTGCACTCGATGTGA
- a CDS encoding FN3 associated domain-containing protein translates to MRTPKRILARLLTVVVLATSLVVIPATQASAAPVSADDFNGSSINTSLWKNSVASGASVSHTGAQAALLVPAGFTPYSPWVSGNRTATIYQEITDDDLDVVAAFATVPNEAYQIQGILVSDAANSTFIRFDVYFDGTAVHAFAAEPSASTTPLIDTVVPNANHAKFVRVAYDNTSGNWTLFTSDVANPGAWADHGTFNRPMDLGRAAVFSGSSYTSAGQPVPGHVAFVDYFGPLPIPGAALGSGADSQNPVNSTPTIEATSSSMKVTWTTNEPTISKLRVNGGTAVTAETDTGTYGLNHEVMLTGLAPATTYNLTITSTDFNGRTDSDGSQASTQSDDGSPSIEFFYGDEQTVGARGDAQRWFNLIGNVADANQITSITYKLNGGASTAVNIGPSPSGAPRRLDAVGDFNVDVLLSSLTLGENTIEVTARDEFGNETSRTATVIKVDGEVVPAVGIDWSKVDDLGSSVSPVDGDWEIQGSGLRSVAPGYDRIIAIGDTSWTSYEVSTTFTVNSVTADRDDQPSNGAGVGVFVRWNGHNDSLLSGSRPAVGFYPDASADPTPFGALMWLADPDAPDPDEIQILEADTGQAIAQPAGSALDFAPGSTYNLRAKVEGNTYSLKIWTSGTSEPGSWLTYTADGDDPNSGSLALVAHETDATFGPVVITPRDPSGSSRAATPSVSPSGGVVGQSTTVAVDLPAGVVVHYTTDGSTPTPLSPVYTSSVPVASTMKFIAYQADKDPSNVLTANFTVNAAPTVSAGADASIDPGATATLGGSVTDDGATGSLDIAWSKASGPGTVNFANAGAASTTATFSVPGTYVLVLTADDGQEVRFDQVTVQVGGDGYWLANGQGRVVAFGDLENLGDLSGVQLGSPVSAIAANRTRTGYWLAQQNGAITEFGSSPDVGGLDVLNITPAFPIVDMAATSTGQGVYLLGEDGGVFAFGDAEFYGSTGNIALDQPIVSMANHATGKGYWFVALDGGVFTFGPDAPFLGSVPEVVPYSQLAADVVAMAVTPSGNGYWLVAADGGIFAFGDAEFYGSIPGVLPPGTQLDQPIVGVVATPTGNGYWLVAADGGVFSFGDAEFFGADPTIGLVVGLA, encoded by the coding sequence TTGAGAACCCCCAAGCGTATCCTCGCCCGCCTGCTCACGGTAGTGGTGCTGGCCACCAGCCTGGTAGTGATACCAGCCACCCAGGCCAGCGCGGCGCCCGTGTCGGCCGACGACTTCAACGGGTCGTCGATAAACACCAGCCTCTGGAAGAACTCGGTGGCCTCAGGGGCCTCCGTTTCCCATACGGGTGCCCAGGCTGCGCTGCTGGTTCCGGCCGGCTTCACGCCCTACAGCCCGTGGGTTTCGGGTAATCGCACGGCGACGATCTACCAGGAGATCACCGACGACGACCTCGACGTGGTAGCCGCGTTCGCAACCGTTCCGAACGAGGCCTATCAGATCCAGGGCATCCTGGTTTCTGACGCCGCGAACAGCACGTTCATTCGATTCGACGTGTACTTCGACGGTACCGCCGTGCACGCGTTCGCCGCCGAGCCGTCGGCGTCGACGACTCCCCTCATCGACACCGTTGTCCCGAACGCGAACCACGCCAAGTTCGTTCGGGTGGCGTATGACAACACCTCGGGTAACTGGACCCTGTTCACCTCAGACGTCGCCAATCCGGGCGCCTGGGCCGACCACGGAACCTTCAACCGTCCGATGGACCTCGGGCGTGCCGCCGTGTTCTCGGGTAGCTCCTACACCTCTGCGGGCCAGCCCGTTCCGGGTCACGTCGCGTTCGTCGATTACTTCGGCCCCTTGCCGATTCCTGGTGCCGCACTGGGGTCTGGCGCCGATTCCCAGAACCCCGTCAACTCGACGCCCACGATCGAAGCGACCTCGTCTTCGATGAAGGTCACCTGGACCACCAACGAGCCAACGATCTCGAAGCTGCGGGTCAACGGCGGCACGGCTGTGACCGCCGAAACCGACACCGGCACCTACGGCCTCAATCACGAGGTCATGCTCACCGGCCTCGCCCCGGCGACCACCTACAACCTCACGATCACCTCGACCGACTTCAACGGCCGCACTGACTCCGACGGCAGCCAGGCATCTACCCAAAGCGACGACGGCAGCCCCAGCATCGAGTTCTTCTACGGCGACGAACAAACCGTCGGAGCTCGAGGTGACGCACAACGCTGGTTCAACCTGATCGGAAACGTCGCCGACGCCAACCAGATAACCAGCATCACCTACAAATTGAACGGCGGAGCGAGCACCGCCGTGAACATCGGTCCTTCTCCTTCCGGCGCACCCCGCCGACTCGATGCCGTCGGCGATTTCAACGTCGACGTTCTGTTGTCGAGCCTCACGCTCGGAGAGAACACGATCGAGGTGACCGCACGCGACGAGTTCGGTAACGAAACGTCGAGGACCGCGACCGTCATCAAGGTCGACGGCGAGGTCGTTCCGGCGGTCGGTATCGATTGGTCCAAGGTGGACGATCTTGGCTCTTCGGTTTCGCCGGTCGATGGAGATTGGGAGATCCAGGGTTCGGGTCTGCGGTCGGTGGCGCCCGGCTACGACCGCATCATCGCCATCGGGGACACCTCGTGGACCAGCTACGAAGTGTCGACGACCTTCACGGTCAACTCCGTCACGGCCGACCGCGATGATCAGCCATCGAACGGCGCTGGGGTAGGGGTGTTCGTGCGCTGGAACGGACACAACGACTCGCTGTTGAGCGGCAGCCGTCCCGCGGTCGGCTTCTATCCTGACGCCAGCGCCGACCCGACGCCCTTCGGCGCCCTCATGTGGCTCGCCGACCCTGATGCACCCGATCCCGATGAGATCCAGATCCTCGAGGCCGACACCGGTCAAGCCATCGCCCAGCCCGCCGGATCTGCGCTCGACTTCGCCCCAGGATCGACGTACAACCTGCGGGCCAAGGTCGAGGGCAACACATACAGCCTCAAGATCTGGACCAGTGGCACCAGCGAGCCTGGCTCTTGGTTGACCTACACCGCCGACGGCGACGATCCCAACAGTGGTTCTCTGGCGTTGGTTGCACACGAGACCGATGCGACGTTCGGTCCGGTTGTGATCACCCCGCGCGACCCATCGGGCAGCAGCCGTGCGGCCACCCCCAGTGTGTCGCCGTCTGGTGGGGTGGTCGGCCAGAGCACCACTGTCGCTGTCGACCTTCCTGCGGGAGTGGTGGTTCACTACACCACCGACGGATCGACTCCCACACCGCTGTCGCCGGTTTACACCTCTTCGGTCCCTGTTGCCTCGACGATGAAGTTCATCGCCTACCAGGCCGACAAGGATCCCAGCAACGTGCTCACGGCAAACTTCACTGTCAATGCGGCACCCACCGTCTCTGCCGGTGCAGACGCGTCGATCGATCCGGGGGCGACCGCCACGCTTGGCGGCTCGGTCACCGATGATGGTGCAACTGGCAGCCTCGACATCGCCTGGAGCAAGGCCTCTGGCCCAGGCACCGTGAACTTCGCCAACGCCGGCGCAGCCTCGACCACCGCCACCTTCTCGGTTCCCGGCACCTATGTCCTCGTCCTCACGGCCGACGATGGCCAAGAGGTACGGTTCGACCAGGTCACCGTGCAGGTCGGGGGCGACGGATACTGGCTGGCCAATGGGCAGGGTCGGGTGGTCGCTTTCGGCGACCTCGAGAATCTCGGCGATCTGTCCGGCGTCCAGCTGGGTTCACCCGTGTCGGCAATTGCCGCCAACCGCACCCGAACCGGCTACTGGCTCGCCCAGCAAAACGGTGCCATCACCGAGTTCGGGTCGTCGCCTGATGTGGGCGGACTCGACGTGCTGAACATCACCCCCGCGTTTCCCATCGTCGACATGGCTGCCACATCGACAGGTCAGGGCGTTTACCTGCTCGGTGAAGATGGCGGCGTATTCGCCTTCGGCGACGCGGAGTTCTACGGCAGTACGGGCAATATCGCCCTCGACCAGCCGATCGTCAGCATGGCCAACCACGCGACCGGCAAGGGCTACTGGTTCGTGGCGCTCGATGGCGGTGTGTTCACCTTCGGTCCCGACGCGCCGTTCCTCGGCTCGGTGCCCGAGGTCGTGCCTTACTCTCAGCTCGCAGCAGACGTCGTTGCGATGGCGGTCACCCCGTCGGGTAACGGCTATTGGCTGGTCGCTGCCGACGGTGGCATCTTCGCCTTCGGTGACGCCGAGTTCTATGGTTCGATCCCCGGCGTGCTGCCACCCGGTACCCAGCTCGATCAACCGATCGTTGGCGTCGTAGCCACCCCGACGGGTAACGGCTATTGGCTTGTGGCTGCCGATGGTGGTGTATTCAGCTTCGGTGATGCCGAGTTCTTCGGCGCCGACCCGACCATTGGGCTCGTGGTCGGTCTGGCCTAG
- a CDS encoding class I SAM-dependent methyltransferase produces the protein MTDRRITSCPACESTSLELVATEDQIPTNSCLLLESRDEAERYPRGDMALTFCQSCGFLFNADFDPQLSEYSARYEETQGYSAKFVEFAKDLAQRWVDKYDLAGKNVLEIGCGSMGEFLQFMVDAGAGKGIGIDPALNVERIEHQFPEKFEWIADFYSESYTHIQADAVVCRHTLEHISPVKQFMEMVRRSIGDRPDTIVLFELPDVKRVLDEVAFWDVYYEHCSYFSLGSLARLFRRTGFEVLHLELDYDDQYLLIEARPSSVPAAGEPLDLEDDMDALRSGVVTYRDGYAKTLDRWGTEFARLAAEGGRPVIWGAGSKGVSFLTNLGTDAIEYAVDINPTKHGFFMAGTGQEIVGPDFLAAYQPQLVVAMNPIYMREIQADLDRLGVDARLTAV, from the coding sequence ATGACAGATCGCCGAATCACCTCCTGCCCTGCATGCGAGTCGACCAGCCTCGAGCTGGTGGCGACCGAAGACCAGATCCCCACGAACAGCTGCCTGCTGCTCGAATCGCGCGATGAAGCCGAGCGCTATCCGCGCGGCGACATGGCGCTGACGTTCTGCCAGTCGTGTGGCTTCTTGTTCAACGCCGACTTCGACCCGCAGCTGTCTGAGTATTCGGCGCGCTACGAGGAAACCCAGGGCTACTCGGCCAAGTTCGTCGAGTTCGCCAAGGACCTCGCCCAGCGCTGGGTCGACAAGTACGACCTGGCAGGCAAGAACGTCCTCGAGATCGGCTGTGGCTCGATGGGTGAGTTTCTCCAGTTCATGGTCGACGCGGGAGCGGGCAAGGGAATCGGAATAGACCCAGCCCTCAACGTCGAGCGCATCGAGCACCAGTTTCCCGAGAAGTTCGAGTGGATCGCCGACTTCTACAGCGAGAGCTATACGCACATTCAGGCCGACGCCGTGGTGTGCCGTCATACCCTCGAGCACATCTCGCCGGTGAAGCAGTTCATGGAGATGGTTCGTCGGTCCATCGGCGATCGCCCCGACACCATCGTGTTGTTCGAGCTTCCCGATGTGAAGCGCGTACTGGACGAGGTCGCCTTCTGGGACGTCTACTACGAGCACTGCTCGTATTTTTCTCTCGGGTCGTTGGCGCGGCTGTTCCGACGCACCGGGTTCGAGGTGCTACACCTCGAGCTCGACTACGACGATCAGTACCTGCTGATCGAGGCGCGGCCCTCTTCGGTGCCCGCTGCGGGTGAACCCCTCGACCTCGAAGACGACATGGACGCCCTGCGATCTGGTGTGGTGACCTACCGCGACGGCTATGCCAAGACGCTCGATCGATGGGGCACCGAGTTCGCTCGGCTGGCGGCCGAGGGTGGTCGGCCGGTCATCTGGGGCGCGGGCTCAAAGGGCGTGTCGTTCCTGACCAATCTGGGAACCGACGCAATCGAGTATGCGGTCGACATCAACCCGACCAAGCACGGATTCTTCATGGCCGGGACCGGTCAGGAGATCGTCGGGCCCGACTTCCTTGCCGCGTATCAGCCTCAGCTGGTCGTGGCGATGAACCCCATCTATATGCGCGAGATCCAGGCCGATCTCGATCGCCTGGGGGTCGACGCGCGGCTGACAGCCGTCTGA
- a CDS encoding class I SAM-dependent methyltransferase, protein MRITKCRASGSSDLRPFLDLGVTPLADALVKPQDVDGPEAKFPLELAFCPESALVQITEDVPEDVLFVENYLYFSSFSDHLLRHSREHALAVIEERELGPDNLVVELASNDGYLLKNFVEKGIPVLGIDPAPDQAKAANEIGVPTLAEFFGEDLAQRLVAEGKQADVIIANNVFAHIPDINDFTAGMRTLLKDDGVIHIENPYVRDLIEHCEFDTIYHEHFYYHSCTSIDRQMRRHGMYLNHVEYFPDLHGGTLRWHCGKHENPSETVKEYLAAEKAAGMDTFEYYAAFADRVAGVKRDLLALLSDLKSQGKKIAAYGAAAKGATLVNYVGITTDLVDFVVDRNVHKQGLHMPGTHQPIKDVSALLDEMPDYVLLLAWNFKNEIMAQQAEYIERGGKFIVPVPTPKIVD, encoded by the coding sequence ATGCGAATCACCAAGTGTCGTGCATCGGGCAGCTCTGATCTGCGCCCCTTCCTCGATCTGGGCGTCACGCCGCTGGCCGACGCGCTGGTCAAGCCCCAGGATGTGGACGGTCCCGAAGCAAAGTTCCCATTGGAGCTGGCTTTTTGTCCAGAGTCTGCCCTGGTTCAGATAACCGAGGATGTACCCGAGGACGTCCTGTTCGTCGAGAACTACCTCTACTTCTCGTCCTTCAGCGACCACTTGCTGCGGCACTCGCGTGAGCATGCCCTGGCCGTCATCGAAGAGCGCGAGCTGGGCCCCGACAATCTCGTCGTCGAGCTTGCCTCTAACGATGGCTACCTACTGAAGAACTTCGTCGAGAAGGGCATACCGGTGCTGGGCATCGACCCGGCCCCAGATCAGGCCAAGGCGGCCAACGAGATCGGCGTACCGACGCTGGCCGAGTTCTTCGGAGAGGATCTGGCTCAGCGCCTGGTCGCGGAGGGCAAGCAGGCCGACGTGATCATCGCGAACAATGTGTTCGCCCATATCCCCGACATCAACGACTTCACGGCCGGCATGCGCACGCTGCTGAAGGACGACGGTGTGATTCACATCGAGAACCCCTACGTGCGCGATCTCATCGAGCACTGCGAGTTCGACACCATCTATCACGAGCACTTCTACTACCACTCGTGCACGTCGATAGACCGCCAGATGCGTCGCCACGGCATGTACCTGAATCATGTCGAGTACTTCCCCGACCTGCACGGCGGCACGCTGCGGTGGCACTGCGGAAAGCACGAGAACCCCAGCGAAACCGTCAAGGAGTACCTCGCCGCCGAGAAGGCCGCCGGGATGGACACCTTCGAGTACTACGCGGCCTTCGCCGACCGGGTCGCCGGGGTCAAGCGAGACCTGCTTGCTCTGTTGTCCGACCTCAAGTCACAGGGCAAGAAGATCGCTGCCTACGGTGCGGCGGCCAAGGGCGCGACGCTGGTCAACTATGTCGGCATCACCACCGACCTGGTCGACTTCGTGGTCGACCGCAACGTCCACAAGCAGGGCCTGCACATGCCCGGTACCCACCAGCCGATCAAGGACGTCTCGGCGCTTCTCGACGAGATGCCCGACTACGTGCTGCTGCTTGCCTGGAACTTCAAGAACGAGATCATGGCCCAGCAGGCCGAGTACATAGAACGGGGCGGCAAGTTCATCGTCCCCGTCCCGACCCCCAAGATCGTGGACTGA
- a CDS encoding SDR family oxidoreductase encodes MKVLVTGHDGYIGQVLVPMFQAAGHDVVGVDSFLFEECKFGEDASEAPAFRVDVRDIEPEMLKGVDAVVHLAAISNDPLGDLNPDITYDINYRATVRLAEMAKEAGVQRFLYSSSCSLYGASSDAPLTEDSEFNPVTPYGESKVMSEDALREMADDGFSPTYLRNATAYGSSSRLRGDLVVNNLTGFAYTTGKVFLKSDGTSWRPLVHIEDISRAFLALSEAPRDVVHNEPFNVGMTTENYQIRDVALMVEEIVPNSVVTLSDEAFNDIRNYRVSCDKLAREVPGFKPQWTVRRGIEQLLADYQRIGLTLEQLEGNRFMRVKTISRKLDEHLLESDLRWAAQG; translated from the coding sequence ATGAAGGTTCTTGTAACCGGACACGACGGATACATCGGGCAGGTACTCGTTCCGATGTTTCAGGCTGCGGGCCACGATGTGGTGGGCGTCGACAGCTTCTTGTTCGAGGAGTGCAAGTTCGGTGAGGACGCTTCGGAGGCTCCGGCCTTTCGGGTCGACGTTCGTGACATCGAGCCCGAGATGCTGAAGGGCGTCGACGCTGTGGTTCACCTGGCCGCCATCAGCAACGATCCGCTCGGCGACCTGAACCCCGACATCACCTACGACATCAACTACCGGGCCACCGTGCGCCTGGCCGAGATGGCAAAGGAAGCCGGCGTCCAGCGCTTCCTCTATTCGTCGTCGTGCTCGCTCTACGGTGCATCCTCGGACGCGCCGCTCACCGAGGACAGCGAGTTCAATCCGGTGACGCCCTACGGCGAGTCGAAGGTCATGAGCGAGGATGCACTCCGTGAGATGGCCGACGACGGGTTCAGCCCGACCTACCTGAGAAACGCAACCGCCTACGGCTCGTCGAGCCGCCTGCGCGGTGACCTGGTGGTCAACAACCTGACCGGGTTCGCCTACACGACGGGCAAGGTCTTCTTGAAGAGCGATGGCACTTCATGGCGTCCGCTGGTGCACATCGAGGACATCTCGCGGGCATTCCTCGCCCTCTCGGAGGCGCCGCGCGACGTGGTGCACAACGAGCCTTTCAACGTGGGCATGACAACCGAGAACTACCAGATCCGCGACGTGGCGCTGATGGTCGAGGAGATCGTGCCCAACAGCGTCGTGACGCTGTCGGACGAGGCCTTCAACGACATCCGTAACTATCGCGTCAGCTGCGACAAGCTGGCTCGCGAGGTGCCTGGGTTCAAGCCCCAGTGGACCGTGCGCCGCGGCATCGAGCAGTTGTTGGCCGACTATCAGAGGATCGGGCTGACACTCGAACAGCTAGAGGGCAATCGCTTCATGCGCGTCAAGACCATCTCGCGAAAGCTCGACGAACACCTTCTCGAGTCCGACCTGCGCTGGGCAGCCCAGGGCTGA